The following are encoded in a window of Harmonia axyridis chromosome 7, icHarAxyr1.1, whole genome shotgun sequence genomic DNA:
- the LOC123684088 gene encoding perlucin-like, producing the protein MFKTFILVSLFLHVFAYTSSERNYPNWLLHIGVREVTKDVNTRLNNQPNGNELSLLNSGLISAPDCSKKIKFSGIPLVDLGGRFYYFGTYFKANFFKAMQFCRDHGMNLLSIESDDENTRISDHLSKHAKGIDHFWTSGSDLGEEGKFVWLSTGKYLNYTNWSPPQPDNSGKIENCLELWKIDRYIWNDIPCTNQYNFICEMKECTDFCL; encoded by the exons ATGTTCAAAACATTTATTTTGGTTTCGTTATTTCTCCATGTCTTCG cTTATACTTCTTCTGAAAGAAACTACCCAAATTGGCTTTTACATATAGGAGTGAGAGAGGTTACAAAGGATGTTAATACCAGATTGAATAATCAACCAAATGGCAATGAATTATCTCTTCTAAACAGTGGCCTTATATCTGCAC CGGACTGTTCCAAGAAGATAAAATTTTCTGGCATTCCTTTAGTTGACCTTGGCGGCCGTTTTTACTATTTTGGAACATACTTCAAg GCTAATTTCTTCAAAGCGATGCAATTCTGCAGAGATCACGGAATGAACCTACTGAGTATTGAATCTGATGATGAAAATACAAGAATTTCAGATCATCTTTCAAAACATG CAAAAGGAATCGATCATTTCTGGACATCTGGATCAGATTTAGgagaagaaggaaaatttgtgtGGTTATCCACtggaaaatatttaaattacacCAACTGGAGTCCCCCACAACCAGATAATTCCGGAAAGatagaaaattgtttggaaCTTTGGAAGATCGATCGTTATATTTGGAATGACATACCGTGTACAAATCAATATAACTTTATTTGTGAGATGAAAGAATGTACTGACTTCTGcttataa